AGGCAGCCCACACAAAAATGTAATAAGAGTGAGAGGTGCTACTCCATCTCCATCCACCCACACCTTAGCACGATACCGACTAGTTTTTTTTTAAAGAAGGAGGACCCCCGACCTCTGCATTTGGACGATGCATGCccccattttattaattattcatacAAGACCTTataaagtcatacaacagtaagcctaaagccaccgtctaggcaacatctgtcgctactcctatccagttgatgtagggatgctgatagtctgaGCCTAATACCGAACAGACCttgcagccaaacctaacatctaagacctgaggtcccaaccaggtcGCGTGTCGGATatggggcacccaccagtccAGCGCACCCCTCAACCAACACGCCtaccgggtatgaggccgccgcagccacatGCCACCAATGCATCTTTAGTAATGTAATGCTGCatctaccttgcccggtctagctgccgtcgaggccaccatgacgccagacaacGCCACCATCCTGTGCTCGTCCATCATCACACGCCCACCGGCGAGACCCCGCTGCTCCATGCCGCCGAGGCCCGCCGTCGTCGACGCGAGAGAAGGCACGCCACACCACCTCACGCCTCTTCCATCCGGCGCCGCTCCACAAACGATGCACCCAATAGGGAACACGACACCGCAgcgccgccatcgtccgatccGGTGATTTTAGGATTTCTCCCGGAGCGGCACGAGCAGGTTGACGATAGTTGCTTGACGATGCCTTCACCAAGGTAACGACGtagacgccgccatcgcccgccatGAGCGGagtcggctcggttttcaccggcgTCTATGTCTCCCCAACTCGCCGCCGGTGCTAATAGTGGGATCCTAGATCCGTCACTACCAGCCTGGCCAACCACCTTCGGTGGAGAAGAcagccaccaccaccatgcccGGGCCAAGTGACCCAGACGTCCTCGTGCCGCGAAAATTACCCAGGGGGGATCTCCTCTTGCCGTTGTCGAGATGAGGCGCAGCCACGGTGGATTTCGATCTAAACCCCTCGGGCCCAGATCAGATCTCATCGCAGCCAAAATCTCAACCGTCAAACGGCCGCCGGAGATCTCCTGGCCACCGCCAACCCGCTACGCACTGCcgttggaggaggagagagatGAACGCCGCTGCCCCACGCGTTACCGCCGGCCgaggactgcgccgccgccgccgcctcaccACGGGGGCTTCGCCCCGCAGCGTCCTCAACGACGGCGGCGGTAGTGGGAGGCGATGGAGGGGGAGGGCTGAGGGCGGTGTGGACGGGGACTCCCCAGGGGCGGCGCGGCGCCGCCACCTCGGGGGGGAGAGGTGAGCACGATACAGACTAGTGACCGCACAAATTAGGCAAGAAGATATTACAAGCATGCCCTTGCACGGGTGCAATGTCATTTCACTCCATACCTTAAAAGAGGAGGAAATGGCGCAATTACAACTCAAAATAAATGGGTCATTTACCCTGCCATTTCCTGCAACCAACTGCTGTCATCTCCCGAGCTGTCGGTCGATGGATGCGTCCTGTCCTTGCCGCACTCATTTCCACCTCTCCCGGAGGCCAGCCGGAGGTGGGCGGCAATGGAATCGGTCGTACATTTGCCTTGCGTTGCGCGTGCATGCAATGCATGGTCTGGATCTCCTCCCGAAGTGTTTATTCTCATTACTTGCTCACGCCATCATTGCCTTCCCTACATACATGCCTTGCTTGCTCCCATCCAGTATGCATGTTTCCTTTTTCTCTACTAGTAGCTTCAAATCATTGGGTTCACCACAATTGTGTTCTGGGCACCGGTTCCCTTCGCGCCAAGATGCTACGCACGAGGGTTTGGCAAAGTCCATGCCTCGATGGGAAAATAACTAGTACTGGTAGAACCCGATGTAGTGTCTAGGAGTACACATGTATCTGTATATGTATCAATCGATTGTCAGGGATTACAGGTTTTTTTTAGTGGAGGGGTTACAGTTGGGAAGTTTTCCTTCCGACCGAAAAttaaatactccctctgtcccaaaattcttgtcttagatttgtctagatacggatgtatctaatactaaaatgtgacttgatacattcgtatttagacaaatttaagacaagaattttgggacggagggagtacttttctgCCATTGTCTTTACAAATACTTAATTAAATACTTTTTTGCGGGTATTGAATTAAATACTTGAATATATCATGCATCTGAATTTGTCTGAAAGTATTTCAGTTTTCAGGCATGTTGTGATACAAGTTAATGGCCAAAATTGCGGTTAGCCGACCGCGCCAATACCCAAATAGGAACATATATTATATAGCACAATGTGCATGTAATCTTAATTCCTGTCGCATCTAAAGACAAAATTTCTCTCGTGTAGGAGCTCTTGCCATCCATCAAACTGATGTTGGCTTTATTGGGACACACCTCACTCCATTCATAAACTACAAGCCTATTTACTTTTTGCGAGTACAGAACTTACATTCTGAAATTTATAACTTTGGTCGAAATAACGTACAAATTTAGGTGGACGAAGTTTACAAAAAAACTAGTTGCATGTATATTATCCTTCATCTGATAATCCACAAGTTTCAGAAAGAGATTTGCAAACAATCCAGGCAACTAAAAAAATCTATTCAAAGTAGACAAATGCCCCTTTTATTTAAATAAAGAATacttaaataaataaaataaagagcCCTGTATCCAAGTGATATCTGGAACACCGAAAGGCAACGTCTCCAGCTCAAGAAAAGAAAGACAACGCCTGATCCGACGGTGGGTAATTAAAACCAATTAATCTCACATTTTCTTCAGTTTTTGCAGGAAAAAGGCAGGCCAACGCCCAAAAGGCGAAGGATTTAATTCAACTTACCCCACCCAAAGCCGTTTATCTCTTTCTCTCTCCGGGCGACTATTTAACAGCCTTGGCGCTACAGCCTTGGGATCCTATTcgctctccctcctccttccttgaTCTCTCCTCCCCTTCCCCAACCTAAGTTTCCACCCGCCGGCCTCTTCTCCTCTCCCGCACCCAACCATCTCCCGCAATTTACCGCGCCAAGGGATGACCTCTACACCCGCGGCCGACGTCCTGCCGGCGCTGCCGCCGATCaggacgagggcggcggcggccgatcCTGCGCCTGACCACGCATCGGCCTCGACGACGACGCTGCCGGAAGGCGAGCCCCTGCCGGCGCCCGTGGCGGCGGAGGAAGAGGTGGTGGCGGAATCCCGGACGCCGGCTGCGGTggcggacgaggagggggaggaggaggagcccaGGACACCGACTTCGGAGGAGAGCAAGCTCCGGCCGCCGACCGAGTGCCCCGGCGCGCCGAGGAAGCCCGTGGCTTTGGCCGGGACGAGGCCATCCCCGAAGCGGCCGCTGCGCTTCTTCGACGTCCCGCGCGACCTCTCCGCCGTCTTCATGTCCCTGCCGCCCAAGAAGCGGATCCGTGCTCCGCCATGCCTGGTCGCCTTCCGCCCGAGGTGCGGGGCCGCGTGGGGCCATGGATCGGCGCTGTAGCCCCGGCCGGCCATAATTTATGGGCTCCATGGTGCAATTGTTCATTTATCGGCGAATTCTTGGAGTTCTTGCGCTGCGttcctcttctttctttctttctttctctttcttGCGGTGGCTTCTTGGTTCCCACGGCCATGATATAGTATAATCTCTAGTGCAAATAATTAACGCGTTATTTTGCCTTTTTTCTCTCTGTCATTCTGATTTTTAGTGGGTTTGTGTGAAGGAGAAATTGTACTAGAATTGAAAAAGGTTGCGATTTTATATAATATAGGGATGATGATTGGGGAAAAGAACAGGAGTTGTAAGAGAATTTCCTGTTAGTTACCGACTATTTTACAGCTAACGGTTCTGAAAAATCTTCTGAAGTGATGTTCTTTCCGTTTTTTCGTTTAAATCTCTTCGATTCTTGTGCCTGCCGTATCGAATTTTACACATGTTGCCAGTCTGACAGACGGCAGACACTTTCGGTGGTGCCAATTAACTCCTCTGGGCCTGAAGAACAAAGAAAGATTTTGATCAATTTAACTGAATTCGCTCTAGTTAATGGCTTTAACCTGTTGATTGAACTGCCCATTGTGTGGAGAagaaaaaatgattttttttccCTTCGAATTCTTGGTGCATCCACGAAGGGAGAAGTAGGAATGTGTAGCATGTATGCAGCGGCGAGCAGAAGAAAATTGTTCAGGTGGATGGGATGGGTTGGGATGTACTTTTGGTTGTTTTGTCCCAGCACAACACTGGTGAGAGTGAAGAGGAAGATTTGCAGCAGAGAATCTTCTATTCATGAGAACTACATGACATAGGTTTTCCCTGCCAAAAAAAAAAATCCCCAGCTGCAGCTACCTGTTTGCCGTTGATGGCAGCAACTGTACGGCATTGGTCAGTTTCAGTGCTGCAAATCTGGTGTTGTTCAGTTAACCGGGCGTCGGTTGGGATTGTTGTGCATGGAGGTGTTGAGATCCATGGGAGAAGGAAAGCGGAAGGAAGGGGCGGTGCGTTGCGTGTTGGAGGAGCCATGGATGGATCCTGACTGAGTAAGTGGGAGGGAGAAAGAAGCGGAGGCTGAAAGAAAGTTTCCT
This sequence is a window from Aegilops tauschii subsp. strangulata cultivar AL8/78 chromosome 7, Aet v6.0, whole genome shotgun sequence. Protein-coding genes within it:
- the LOC109787490 gene encoding uncharacterized protein → MTSTPAADVLPALPPIRTRAAAADPAPDHASASTTTLPEGEPLPAPVAAEEEVVAESRTPAAVADEEGEEEEPRTPTSEESKLRPPTECPGAPRKPVALAGTRPSPKRPLRFFDVPRDLSAVFMSLPPKKRIRAPPCLVAFRPRCGAAWGHGSAL